The genomic DNA GTCTCCATGGCGGCCGCGAGCGCCCGCTTCGCGTTCCGCAGCCCCAGCGGCGCGTTCTCGCAGAGGTCGTCGGCGAGCCCTCGGGCCCGCTCGTCGACCGCCTCGTCCGGGCAGACCTCGTGGACCAGCCCGATGTCGTGGGCCTCCTCGGGGTCGATGAACTCGCCGGTGAGGACGATCTCCTTCGCCTTCGAGAGCCCGACGAGCCGGGGCAGACGCTGGGTCGCGCCGCCGTGCGGGAAGGTCCCGAGCTGCACCTCGATGACGCCGTACTTCGCGTTCTCGCCGAGGACGCGCAGGTCACAGGGGAGCGTCAGCTCGAACGCACCCGCGGGCCCGGCGCGCTTGATGCCCGCGACGACCGGCTGCTCGCAGGTCGCCACCGCGTCGAGGAGGTCGGGGAAGGCCTCCCGGTCGAGGTCGCTGTCCGCCTCGACCCGTTCGCGCATCATGGTCAGGTCCATCCCGGCACAGAAGACGGGGCCCTCTCCGAGCAGCGTCACGGCGCGCACGCCGTCGGCCCCGGAGACGCGCTCGAACGCGGCCGTCAACTCGGCGATGACCTGCGGGTTCATCGCGTTGCGCTTGTCGGGCCGGTCGATGATCACGTCGGCACGGTGGCCCTCGGTCTCGATGCGAACCAGCTCCAGGTCGTCGGCGGTGGCAACCATACCCCGGGGTGCGGTGGCGAGGACTTGAAAGGTTGGGGCGAGGGGGATCCCGTGCGCCGGAGACGCCGAACCGCCAGGGCTTCTTCCGGGGGTCTCCCGTCCCGGGACGTATGACCGAGGGCGCCGCGGCCGGGGCGACGGGCGCCACGGGCGACTCGGCGGGCGAGGCTGGAACCGTGGCGGCCCCTCCAGGCCGCTGGCGCGCGCTCGTGCTGGTCGCCACGGCCGAACTGCTCGCGATGAGCCTCTGGTTCAGCGCCAGTGCCGTCGCCCCCGAACTCACCGCGACCTGGGGGCTCACCGGGACGGAGGCCGGCTTCCTGACGAGCGCCGTCCAACTGGGCTTCGTCGCGGGGGCGCTCGCCTCCGCCACCCTCACCCTCTCGGACACCGTCGCGCCCCGGCGCCTGTTCGCCGCGAGCGCGGTGGCGGGCGCCGTCGCCACCGCGTTGCTGGGTGCGTTCGTCGACTCGCTGTGGCCGGCCGTCGGGCTCCGGTTCCTCACGGGCGCCGCCCTCGCGGGCGTCTATCCCCCCGGGATGAAGGTCGTCGCGGGCTGGTTCCGCGAGGCCCGCGGGCTCGCCATCGGAACCGTCGTCGGCGCCCTGACCGTGGGGTCGGCGCTGCCGCACCTCCTGCGCGTCGTGGGGGGCGTCGGCCGCCCGCGGCTCGTCCTGTTCGGCGCGGCCGGTCTCGCGGTCCTCGCCGCCGGCCTCGTCCTCCTCGTCCATCCCGGCCCGTACCAGGCACCCGTGGCGCCGCTCGACCCCAGCGCGGTGCGGCGCATCCTCCGGGACCGCCCCACCTTGCTGACGAATCTGGGCTACTTCGGTCACATGTGGGAGCTGTACGCCGTGTGGACCTGGCTCCCGGCGTTCCTGCTCGCGACGCGGGCCGTCGACGGCGCGGATGGCCTGGCCTCGCTGCTGACGTTCGCCACGGTCGCCATCGGCGCCGTCGGGGCCGTCGCCGCCGGCCTCGGCGCGGACCGCGTCGGCCGGACGCTCGTGACCCGCGCCAGTCTCGCGGTCTCCGGGACGGCCTCGCTGCTCGCGGCGGTCGTCTTCGAGCTCCCGCTCGTCGTCCTCGTCCCCTTCCTGCTCGTCTGGGGCGGTGTCGTGGTCGCTGACTCCGCGCAGTTCTCGGCGGCCGTCACCGAACTCGCGGACGAGGCGTACGTCGGCACCGCGCTCACGCTGCAGACGGCCATCGGCTTCCTGCTGACCATCGTGTCCATCCAGCTGACGCCGCTCGTCGCCGATGCCGTCGGGTGGAAGTGGGCGTTCGCGCCGCTCGCGCTCGGGCCACTCGTGGGCTATCTGGCGATGGCCCGGCTGAAGGCCCACCCCGCCGCCGGACGGCTGGCTGGCGGGCGGGGCTGAGTCGGGGAGCGGTCGCGACCGAACGGGGCATAGGCCGTCGGGCTGTACCCCGAGGTATGCTGCGGCCACCGTTCCCGCTCCCGCTCCCGAGGCTCGGCCGGCGCGACCCGCCGGCGGTGCCGGTCAACGACTCGCTCGACGAGTACGCCGACTGGCTCCGCGGGTCGACGCTGCGCCGCCTGACGGTCTCGAAGCGCGTCGTCGACGAGGTGCCCGACGAGTTCACCCGGACCCGGCTCGCCGCCGCCCGCGAGGACGCCGTCGCCAGCTACCGGGACGGCCGCCGCCGCGACAGCGTCCACGTGGTCGAGTACCCGGATCGCTGGGAGCTCCACATCGACCGGTTCAATCCCCGCTACGAGCCCCTCGGCCACGTTCTGGTCGACGCGCCCGAGCAGACCGCCGAGGCCGTCGGGGAGGCCCTCGGGCTGGACCGGCTCCTCGGAGTGGGTCGACGCGTCGGGCGCGTCGCCGGGGTCGGACGGGACGACTCGGCTCCGGACGACTCGGCTCCTGACCGCTCCGCTCCCGACGACGAGGGCCCGAGTCCTGTCGAGGAGCGCGGGGCGGGGGACGAGGCCGACGGTGCTGGCGCTCCCGGGGCGGAGGAAGCGGGGGAGGACTGAGCCGCGAGCCGGAGCGTCAGGTGTTACGCGTCGTCACCGCTCCCGCTGTTATCGCCGCTCTCGGCGGGACTCGCCCCGTCGTCGGCGCCGGGTGTCACGCCGGAGACGGCCTCCCCGAGCGACTCGATGGAGCCGTCCAGGAAGCCGCCGACCGCCTCGTGGATGTCACCCACGAAGTCCGGGACCACGTCCGGCAGGCCGCCCGGCGGCCCGACGTCCACGTCCACGCTCGGGCCCACGTCGCCGCCCTGGTCGTTCGCCGATACGCCGTCGGGCGCCGCACCCGGAGTCGCGGCGGCCGCGCCGGCGCCCAGCACGAGCAGCGCCAGCAGGGCCGCGGTGACCTGTCGGAACGTCATCAGGTGTTGCCTCCACCCACTCCTGGGGGCCGGACCCACTTGAGGGGGTGAACCCGTTCAGACCGTTCGGTACCGTTGGCGCCGCATCGGCCCGAAACTGCCCGGCTTGAATCGTCTGAACGGAGTGCGAGTCCCCGACACCAGGGGGTCGCGGCCGTCGAATCTCTCCGCGTGAACGGTCGGCCACTCACCCGCCGTCGGCGAGCGTGACCTGTTCGCCGGGCGGCTCCTCGTCGCGGGAGACCCAGAACGCCACCCGACGCGCGACGAGGTAGCCGTCGACGGAGTCGTCCTGCGGGTGGGCGTCCTGGACCCAGACCGTCCGCTCCTCGCCGAGGTCGCTGGCCCACTCGCGGGCGGCCCGCTTCGAGTCGAAGTCGCGGTGGACCCCCCGGTCGCGGACCCACTCGCCCGCCGTCGCGCTGGCCTGCCGGGCCGAGCGCTTCACCGCGACCACGTAGCTCACGTTCGGGCATACACACGGTGTGGCAAAAGCTTTCACGACCCTGGTACAAGTGTGGGTACGGATGGCACAGGAGGCCACGATCAGGGGGCTCGGCGTCGGCGTCGACGACGACGGACCCGATACGCCGGTGGTGTTGCTCGCCGTCGGCGGTCGCGTCGTCCCGATCTTCATCAGCCCGGACCAGGCACAGTCCATCGGCCACGCACTCCGGGGCGAGCCGTTCAAGCGACCGCTCACGCACGACCTGTTCGTCGACATGGTGGCGGAGTTCGGCGGCGCCATCGACCGCGTCCGCATCGACGACCTCGTCGACGGCACCTTCCTCGCGAAGATCGACGCCGAGCAGTACACGGATGGCGAGCGCCGGGAAGCCACCTTCGACGCCCGCCCCTCCGACGCCATCGCCGTCGCGCTCCGGGTGGACTGCCCCATCGTCGTCGACGACGACATCGTGGAGCGGGCCGGCCGCTCGCCGGATGGGTTCGAGGTGCGCCAGGAACCGGACGCCGAACCGGAACGGGACCGCCGCGAGGACTGAACGCTCTACTGGAACCGGACGCCGAGCCCGTGCAGGCCGTCGTTCTCGCTCGCCAGGTTGACCAGCAGCGGCGTCACCGCCTCCACCTCGCCCGCGTTCCCGATGCCGCCGCCGTCCAGCGCCCGCAGCCCCGCGATACCTTCGGCGACGTCCATCACGAGGTCCTTCGCGTCGGCGTCGTCGCCGACGACGACCGTATCCCACTCGAAGGTGGCGTCGAGGTCTGCGAGGCGACCCGCCGGGAGGTTGTGGAAGGCGCCGACCACGGGCACGTCGTCGGGCGCGGCATCGCGCGCGAGCGCCGTCACGCTCCCGACGCCGGGCGGGTTGTAGCTGAGGCCGTCGTCGTCGCGCTTCATCCCGACGGCCGGCGTGACCAGCACGCCCGTCAACTCGTCGGCGACCGCCTCGATGGTATCCGAGAGGTGGTAGGCCGGCACCGCCAGCACCACCACGTCCGCGCCCGCGGTGGCCTCGGAGTTGGCGTGGCCCGATACCGCGGCCTCGGTGCCGCGGCTGTCCAGTTCGTTCAGGTACTCCTCGGCCTTCGCCTCGGCCTTCGAGGCCTCCCGGGAGCCGATCCTGACCGCGTGGTTCGTGTCGTATGCCAGTCGGAGCGCGAGTCCCTCGCCGATGTCGCCGGTGCCGCCGAGCAGCGCGATGTCCATGCCACGGCGGACGGGCGCCCATAGGGTAGGGATTGCGCTCTCGGAACCCCTTGCCTCGCCGTCGGCGCCGTCGGGGACTGTCGGGGGCTTGATGTCCGTCGACACCCCCGGATTCGGGGTCCTCGCCCCCTCGGGCCCAGGCCACGGCGATGGGCGGTCCCTACGGCTCGGCGGGGCCGGTCCCGGTCACCTGCGGAGGGTCGAACAGTCGGTCACCGTACGCGACGAGGAACCCCGCGACCGCAGCGACCGCCAGCACGAGCGGGACGTACGGCGCGACGGCGACGGGTTCGGTCGGCAGGAGGGCCCAGAGCGAGCCACCCAGCAGGACGACCGTCGTGAACGAGACGAGTGCGGCCTCTGCTTTCGCGTGCATGCCCGCAAGGAGGGTACGGAACCTGTGAAGGGTATCGCCGGATAGTTCGGCGGTTTAAGATTCCCCGCTGGTCGGGCCGGGGCCGGTCACCACGCGGCGCTCGTCGGGGCCACCACGGTAGACGTAGACGTAGGAGACGACCCCGGCGACGACCACGACGACGGGGACGAACGGGGCCCGGACCGTCGGGTCAGCCGGCAGGAGGTAGAGGACCGGCGCGCCGAGGACGGTCGTCAGCAGCACGGCCGCGAGCAGCGCGCGGGCGAGTCGTGTCATGGCTGGATGACAGCCTCCGGAACGGATAGCCCCGCTGCCGGTGGTCACCGGGGGTTCAACAGTGACCGCGGCTCGCCCGGTCGCGCCGGCGCGGCCGACCTACTCCGCGAGCCCGAGCAGCTCCGGCAGGTCGTTGACGTCATCGAGGACGGCGCTCGCGCCGCGCTGTTCGTACTTCCGGCGTCCGGACGCCCCCGTGAGCCCGCCGGTCAGGACGCCGACGCCGTGGTACTCGCGGTCGGGGTCGGTCTCGGCGGCGTTGGTGGCGGTCTCGATGTCGTCGAGCGTGTCGCCGACGAAGACGACCGACGCCGCGTCGGCGTCCTCGGCCACCGCGACGAGCGCGTCCGGCTCGGGCTTGCCGGGCCCGTCCTCCATCGCGTAGACCCGGTCGTCGGGCAGGTCCAGGCCCGCCCGCTCCAGCGCGATGGCGGCCTCGGCCCGGGGGCGCCCGGTCACGACGCCCAGCTCGTGTCCGTCGAGCGCGTCGAGCGTCCCCGGGTCGAGCAGCACCGGCTCATCCTCGATGAAGCCGCGCTGCTCGCTCGCGAGGGGCGGCTCGCCGCCCTCCAGGTCGCGGTAGCGCTCGTCCCCGAGGTAGAGCTGCTGGAAGACGGCCCGGAGCCGGTCCCGGTCCCACTCGGCGTACACCCGCTCGCGGGCGTCCGGGTCGAGCAGGTCGGCGGCGACCGCCTCGGCCGCCTCCAGCCCGCCGCCGGAGGCCGCCACCGCGTCGGTGAACGTCTCGACGGAGCGACCCAGCCCCTCGCGGTACGAGAGGACGTACAGCGCGACGGCGTAGGTGAGCGTCCAGTCGTTGTTGAAGCCGCCGGCGTCCTTGAACAGCTGGAGGTCCTCGCGGTCGAGCGTCCCGCCGTGGACGCGCTCGACCGACTCGACCACCGCGCGCCGGTAGGAGTCGGCCACGTCGATGAGGACCCCGTCCACGTCGAAGACGACCGTGTCGGCGTCGATGCTCATGGCGACCCACCTCCACGGCGGGGCTGGCGGTGCGGCCGCCGCGCACCCGGTTCCGTGGTCGCCTCGAACAGGGTCCCCGCCTCGACGGTGGTCCGGGCCGCCGGCACGACGGCGGGGTCGCCCCCGAGCGTCGTGAACAGGAAGTCGGCGTCGGCGCGGCTCGCGGCCGCCGCGGCGGGTCGCTGGAGCTCCGGCGGGCACCGGAGCGCGTAGACGGCGTCGGCGTTCCGGTAGACGCTCGGGTCGGGGTCGGTCACGTCGTCCCGGACGAACCGCACACCATCCGGAACCGGCCGCTCGTGGATGTCGGTCGCGGTCACCTCGCTCCCGCGCGCGGTCAGCGCAGCGGCCACCTCGGGCCGGCGTCCGATGCCGACCTCGACGAGCCGGTCGTGTGCCGCGAGCCGGGCGACGAGTCCCCGTGTCACGGGCGAGGATAGGCGGGGGTGCCAACTTCAGCGTTGCGACCCGCCTCCGGCAGCGGCGAGACTGCTGGCCCCCTGTGGCGACACCGCGTCGACCGCGACGGTCCGGTCGGCCGTTCTCTCGACGCGAACGGGGGCGGGATGTTTATACTGGGCCCTGCCTAACCGGTATCCATGCACGTCGACATCGTGCCGGTGGGC from Haloglomus litoreum includes the following:
- a CDS encoding enoyl-CoA hydratase/isomerase family protein, with the translated sequence MVATADDLELVRIETEGHRADVIIDRPDKRNAMNPQVIAELTAAFERVSGADGVRAVTLLGEGPVFCAGMDLTMMRERVEADSDLDREAFPDLLDAVATCEQPVVAGIKRAGPAGAFELTLPCDLRVLGENAKYGVIEVQLGTFPHGGATQRLPRLVGLSKAKEIVLTGEFIDPEEAHDIGLVHEVCPDEAVDERARGLADDLCENAPLGLRNAKRALAAAMETPLDEGLELERALGRELDDTADYREGFDARLEGREPEFQGE
- a CDS encoding UPF0146 family protein encodes the protein MTRGLVARLAAHDRLVEVGIGRRPEVAAALTARGSEVTATDIHERPVPDGVRFVRDDVTDPDPSVYRNADAVYALRCPPELQRPAAAAASRADADFLFTTLGGDPAVVPAARTTVEAGTLFEATTEPGARRPHRQPRRGGGSP
- a CDS encoding bifunctional nuclease family protein, producing MAQEATIRGLGVGVDDDGPDTPVVLLAVGGRVVPIFISPDQAQSIGHALRGEPFKRPLTHDLFVDMVAEFGGAIDRVRIDDLVDGTFLAKIDAEQYTDGERREATFDARPSDAIAVALRVDCPIVVDDDIVERAGRSPDGFEVRQEPDAEPERDRRED
- a CDS encoding MFS transporter; this encodes MSLWFSASAVAPELTATWGLTGTEAGFLTSAVQLGFVAGALASATLTLSDTVAPRRLFAASAVAGAVATALLGAFVDSLWPAVGLRFLTGAALAGVYPPGMKVVAGWFREARGLAIGTVVGALTVGSALPHLLRVVGGVGRPRLVLFGAAGLAVLAAGLVLLVHPGPYQAPVAPLDPSAVRRILRDRPTLLTNLGYFGHMWELYAVWTWLPAFLLATRAVDGADGLASLLTFATVAIGAVGAVAAGLGADRVGRTLVTRASLAVSGTASLLAAVVFELPLVVLVPFLLVWGGVVVADSAQFSAAVTELADEAYVGTALTLQTAIGFLLTIVSIQLTPLVADAVGWKWAFAPLALGPLVGYLAMARLKAHPAAGRLAGGRG
- a CDS encoding TIGR01548 family HAD-type hydrolase, encoding MDADTVVFDVDGVLIDVADSYRRAVVESVERVHGGTLDREDLQLFKDAGGFNNDWTLTYAVALYVLSYREGLGRSVETFTDAVAASGGGLEAAEAVAADLLDPDARERVYAEWDRDRLRAVFQQLYLGDERYRDLEGGEPPLASEQRGFIEDEPVLLDPGTLDALDGHELGVVTGRPRAEAAIALERAGLDLPDDRVYAMEDGPGKPEPDALVAVAEDADAASVVFVGDTLDDIETATNAAETDPDREYHGVGVLTGGLTGASGRRKYEQRGASAVLDDVNDLPELLGLAE
- the npdG gene encoding NADPH-dependent F420 reductase, producing MDIALLGGTGDIGEGLALRLAYDTNHAVRIGSREASKAEAKAEEYLNELDSRGTEAAVSGHANSEATAGADVVVLAVPAYHLSDTIEAVADELTGVLVTPAVGMKRDDDGLSYNPPGVGSVTALARDAAPDDVPVVGAFHNLPAGRLADLDATFEWDTVVVGDDADAKDLVMDVAEGIAGLRALDGGGIGNAGEVEAVTPLLVNLASENDGLHGLGVRFQ